One part of the Microlunatus elymi genome encodes these proteins:
- the serB gene encoding phosphoserine phosphatase SerB, translated as MGEGLSTQSAAPLLIRVTGRDRPRVVHDLLGLLDGAGAAVEDMEQLVVREQLTLDVLARLDRADSGLIRDILYWGHTEGLSVDFEQVEATSQRARLPRHAVTVLGEQLTPAGLAAVSGVVADTGGNIDRIVRLATEPVIAYDFSVIAGDVAELRRRLLQVARDHQVDIAVQAGGLERRAKRLVVMDVDSTLIRNEMIDLLAEEAGCSDQVGAITERAMRGELDFEGSLRERVRLLKGLDGEAIERVRGRIRLTPGARTFVRTLKRLGYAVAIVSGGFTVFTDWLQDQLDLDHAYANTIEIVDGRLTGEIIGAVVDRAGKAELLGRIAAAEGVPLSQTVAIGDGANDLDMLSVAGMGIAFNAKPAVRDQAEVTVSVPYLDAILFMLGLRGSDVDHGELAAGTRE; from the coding sequence GTGGGAGAAGGTTTGAGCACGCAGTCCGCGGCGCCGTTGCTGATCAGGGTGACCGGCCGGGACCGGCCGCGGGTGGTGCACGACCTGCTCGGGCTGCTGGACGGCGCCGGCGCCGCGGTCGAGGACATGGAGCAGCTGGTCGTTCGCGAACAACTCACCCTGGATGTGCTGGCCCGGCTGGACCGCGCCGACTCCGGCCTGATCCGCGACATCCTCTACTGGGGTCACACCGAGGGCTTGTCGGTCGATTTCGAGCAGGTCGAGGCCACCTCGCAGCGGGCCCGGTTGCCGCGGCATGCGGTCACCGTGCTCGGCGAGCAGCTCACCCCGGCCGGCCTGGCCGCGGTGTCCGGCGTGGTGGCAGACACCGGCGGCAATATCGACCGGATCGTCCGGCTGGCGACCGAGCCGGTGATCGCGTACGACTTCTCGGTGATCGCCGGCGACGTGGCCGAACTGAGGCGCCGGCTGCTGCAGGTGGCCCGTGATCATCAGGTCGACATCGCCGTCCAGGCAGGCGGACTGGAACGCCGTGCCAAGCGGCTGGTGGTGATGGACGTCGACTCGACCTTGATCAGGAACGAGATGATCGATCTGCTGGCCGAGGAGGCCGGCTGCTCGGATCAGGTGGGCGCGATCACCGAACGGGCCATGCGGGGTGAACTCGACTTCGAGGGTTCGCTGCGGGAGCGGGTCCGTTTGCTGAAAGGGCTCGACGGCGAGGCGATCGAGCGCGTCCGCGGCCGGATCCGGCTCACCCCGGGAGCCCGAACCTTCGTACGTACGTTGAAAAGGCTCGGCTACGCGGTCGCCATCGTCAGCGGCGGCTTCACCGTCTTCACCGACTGGCTGCAAGATCAACTCGATCTTGATCACGCCTACGCCAACACCATCGAGATCGTCGACGGACGGCTCACCGGTGAGATCATCGGAGCCGTCGTCGACCGCGCCGGCAAGGCCGAGCTACTGGGCCGGATCGCCGCTGCCGAAGGGGTTCCGCTGTCGCAGACGGTGGCCATCGGCGACGGCGCCAATGATCTTGACATGCTCTCGGTGGCGGGGATGGGGATCGCATTCAACGCCAAACCCGCGGTTCGCGATCAGGCCGAGGTGACCGTCTCGGTGCCGTATCTGGATGCGATCCTGTTCATGCTCGGGCTACGCGGCAGCGATGTCGATCATGGCGAACTCGCCGCCGGGACACGGGAGTGA
- a CDS encoding carbon-nitrogen hydrolase family protein, which yields MRLALAQVISSGDKSANLAMVEDQLGRAADAGAELVIFPEATMCAFGNRLDTIAEPLDGPWVTGLTRVANRHRLTAVAGVFTPGGERGPDGRQKVINTLVATGPGGVSCYRKIHLFDAFGFAESDSVVPGRDPVIIDVGGVRVGLTICYDVRFPGLYTTLAERGAELIVVSASWGAGPTKIEQWQLLTQARALDSTCFVAAVGQADPATRGIRPRGSAPTGVGYSAVIDPTGSAIAGAGAEPELLVADIDPSRVPEVRKSIPVLANRKF from the coding sequence ATGCGACTCGCACTGGCACAGGTGATCAGCTCCGGCGACAAGTCCGCCAACTTGGCGATGGTCGAAGATCAGCTCGGCCGGGCTGCCGACGCCGGAGCCGAGTTGGTGATCTTCCCCGAGGCGACGATGTGTGCGTTCGGGAACCGGCTGGACACCATCGCCGAGCCGTTGGACGGGCCGTGGGTGACCGGGCTGACCCGGGTGGCGAATCGGCATCGGCTCACCGCTGTGGCGGGCGTCTTCACACCCGGCGGAGAACGTGGACCGGACGGCCGCCAGAAGGTGATCAACACTCTGGTGGCGACGGGTCCCGGCGGCGTTTCCTGCTATCGCAAGATCCACCTGTTCGACGCGTTCGGATTCGCCGAGTCGGACAGCGTCGTGCCGGGCCGTGACCCGGTGATCATCGACGTCGGTGGCGTCCGGGTCGGACTGACGATCTGTTACGACGTGCGTTTCCCGGGGCTCTACACCACGCTGGCCGAGCGCGGTGCCGAATTGATCGTGGTCTCCGCATCCTGGGGTGCCGGACCGACCAAGATCGAACAGTGGCAGCTGCTCACCCAGGCCCGCGCGCTGGACAGCACCTGCTTCGTCGCCGCCGTCGGCCAGGCCGATCCGGCCACCCGCGGGATCAGACCCCGAGGCAGTGCACCGACCGGCGTCGGTTACAGCGCGGTGATCGACCCGACCGGTTCGGCGATCGCCGGCGCCGGCGCCGAACCGGAACTGCTGGTGGCCGACATCGATCCGTCCCGCGTGCCCGAGGTCCGCAAGAGCATTCCGGTGCTGGCGAATCGCAAATTCTGA
- a CDS encoding NUDIX hydrolase, with protein sequence MHFSDYDTRLAAYAVIVDDSTGTDRILLSWFNGGRNGRARQCWSLPGGGVEYEESIEQAIVREAKEETGYDVELGLPLTTSTFTTRDPGRRPYKAVRILYTAAVTGGTVGTLEVGGTTDRADWLPIDKVVDEPHADIVAIGIDAWQQLAR encoded by the coding sequence GTGCACTTCTCCGACTACGACACCCGGTTGGCCGCGTACGCGGTGATCGTCGACGATTCGACCGGCACCGATCGGATCCTGCTCAGCTGGTTCAACGGCGGCAGGAACGGCCGGGCCCGGCAATGCTGGTCGTTGCCCGGCGGCGGAGTCGAGTACGAGGAGAGCATCGAGCAGGCCATCGTGCGTGAGGCCAAGGAGGAGACCGGCTACGACGTCGAGCTCGGTCTGCCGTTGACCACCAGCACCTTCACCACCCGGGATCCCGGCCGGCGGCCGTACAAGGCGGTTCGGATCCTCTACACCGCAGCCGTGACCGGCGGCACCGTGGGCACGCTGGAGGTCGGCGGCACCACCGATCGAGCCGATTGGCTGCCGATCGACAAGGTCGTCGACGAACCACACGCCGACATCGTCGCGATCGGCATCGACGCCTGGCAACAGCTCGCGCGCTGA
- a CDS encoding ATP-dependent helicase: protein MTATGTEETSSDLASSSDTSVSATGGYDLIRRPLRERPIRLDPAQQRVVDHPGGPLLVIAGPGTGKTSTLIETAVDRIAVRGLGADRVLALTFSRRAAADLRVRIAARLGRSVASPRAMTVHAFCYALIRRFTPIEGGAAERIGPRLLTGPEQEFRVREVLQGSLDSGKVRWPESVGRAFGTRGFAGEVRAVLAKARQLGMDPEDVIDAGRQAGRPEWVSVGEFFDEYLDVLDAEEVIDYAELVHRCRILLADFDILATLRGEIGCVLIDEYQDTDPAQIRLLQALAGDGREVIAFGDPDQSIFGFRGAEARGILDFPDRFLVGADGSGQRSPAPVIALPTNHRSGVALQGASRGLADRLGIQRALPPKVLAGFRRPESAAELPRGRVEAYTCVSAGAEADQIADLLRRAHLLDGLDWSQMAVLVRHGRQRIPGLTRALTAAGVPVEVAGDEIPLAAELATRPLLLGLRVAAAVGSLQADEAQLLLASPLGGLDSMAIRRLGRMLRHAERTELAGAALPRRSPELIKEAITDPSRLDELPQTFEVAATRRVAELVARVQKLITAGATAEEALWELWTGTDWPERLRSDARLGGDIGMRSNRDLDAVVALFDVAGRSEEVSGLRGVTGFLAEVEAQQIPADTRSEAAVRGSAVRVLTAHRAKGLQWPLVVVASVQEGSWPDIRRRGSLLEADRLSRHGVAEAEPPAARIAEERRLFYVACTRAGRRLVVTAVEGTDGENDQPSRFISELGVQVRRLAGRPARPLSLPALIGDLRRVGVDPQAPPGLRSAAAVRLARLADAVDDHGRPLAAAARPGRWWGMRGPSEATGPVQHPGAPVQLSGSQLASVLDCPRQWFLSRKARAESVRGTAASFGSVVHVLAQYGATQYGAGRQLDADAISGHLDSIWDQLDFDANWLSATERIEAESALERFALWQVARGDRELLGTEVPFSCEVDLGKDRVKLTGTADRVERDAQGRIRIVDFKTGRRPPTAADMAVQDQLGVYQLAVAEGALAEVTGPDARTGGAELVYLRLPEGKGPLPKVLEQASLQDVPFPIAPPADAEAAYPTWVHQRLADAAQIIRSERFDARTGAPCRYCPFRSSCPAQSEGRQVVS from the coding sequence ATGACCGCGACCGGCACCGAGGAGACCAGCAGCGACCTCGCCTCCAGCAGCGACACGAGCGTGTCCGCGACCGGCGGTTACGACCTGATCCGGCGGCCGCTGCGGGAGCGGCCGATCCGGCTGGACCCGGCCCAGCAGCGGGTCGTCGACCATCCCGGCGGACCGCTGCTGGTGATCGCCGGACCCGGCACCGGCAAGACCAGCACCCTGATCGAGACGGCGGTGGACCGGATCGCGGTCCGCGGACTGGGCGCGGATCGGGTGCTGGCGCTGACCTTCTCGCGCCGGGCCGCGGCCGACCTGCGGGTCCGGATCGCCGCCCGGCTGGGCAGATCGGTCGCCAGTCCGCGAGCGATGACCGTGCATGCCTTCTGTTATGCGCTGATCCGCCGCTTCACGCCGATCGAGGGTGGCGCAGCCGAGCGGATCGGGCCGCGCCTGCTGACCGGTCCGGAGCAGGAGTTCCGGGTCCGCGAGGTGCTGCAGGGCAGTCTCGACTCCGGCAAGGTGCGCTGGCCGGAATCGGTCGGCCGCGCGTTCGGCACCCGCGGTTTCGCCGGCGAGGTCCGAGCCGTGCTCGCCAAGGCACGTCAGCTCGGGATGGATCCGGAGGATGTGATCGACGCTGGTCGACAGGCTGGTCGGCCGGAATGGGTCAGCGTCGGCGAATTCTTCGACGAGTATCTCGACGTGCTCGACGCCGAGGAGGTGATCGACTACGCCGAGCTGGTGCACCGGTGCCGGATCCTGCTCGCCGATTTCGACATCCTGGCCACCCTCCGCGGCGAGATCGGCTGCGTGCTGATCGACGAGTACCAGGACACCGACCCGGCCCAGATCCGGCTGTTGCAGGCGCTGGCCGGCGACGGCCGGGAGGTGATCGCCTTCGGTGACCCGGACCAGTCGATCTTCGGATTTCGCGGCGCCGAGGCCCGGGGCATCCTCGACTTCCCCGACCGGTTCCTCGTCGGCGCGGACGGCTCCGGGCAGCGCAGCCCAGCCCCGGTGATCGCGCTGCCCACCAATCACCGCAGTGGTGTCGCCCTGCAAGGAGCCAGCCGTGGTCTGGCCGATCGGCTCGGCATCCAGCGGGCGTTGCCGCCGAAGGTGTTGGCCGGGTTCCGCAGGCCGGAGTCGGCCGCGGAGCTGCCGCGGGGGCGGGTGGAGGCCTACACCTGCGTCAGCGCCGGAGCCGAGGCCGACCAGATCGCCGATCTGCTCCGCCGGGCGCATCTGCTGGACGGACTGGACTGGTCGCAGATGGCCGTGCTGGTGCGGCACGGCCGGCAGCGGATCCCGGGGCTCACCCGGGCGTTGACCGCCGCCGGGGTTCCGGTCGAGGTTGCCGGCGACGAGATCCCGCTGGCCGCGGAGTTGGCCACCCGGCCGCTGTTGCTCGGGCTGCGGGTGGCCGCGGCGGTCGGTTCGTTGCAGGCCGACGAGGCGCAGTTGCTGCTGGCCTCTCCGCTCGGCGGACTGGACAGCATGGCGATCCGCCGCCTGGGCCGGATGCTCCGGCATGCCGAGCGGACCGAGCTGGCGGGTGCGGCACTGCCGCGGCGCTCGCCGGAGTTGATCAAGGAAGCGATCACCGATCCGTCCCGGCTGGACGAGCTGCCGCAGACGTTCGAGGTGGCGGCGACCCGGCGGGTGGCCGAGTTGGTCGCCCGGGTGCAGAAGTTGATCACCGCCGGGGCGACCGCCGAGGAGGCGCTCTGGGAGCTGTGGACGGGCACGGACTGGCCCGAGCGACTGCGCAGCGACGCGCGGCTCGGCGGCGACATCGGGATGCGGTCCAATCGTGACCTCGATGCGGTGGTGGCGCTGTTCGACGTCGCCGGTCGCTCGGAGGAGGTCTCCGGGCTGCGGGGGGTCACCGGTTTCCTGGCCGAGGTGGAGGCCCAGCAGATTCCGGCCGACACCCGCAGTGAGGCGGCCGTCCGCGGCTCGGCGGTCCGTGTGCTCACTGCACATCGGGCCAAGGGTTTGCAGTGGCCGCTGGTGGTGGTCGCCTCGGTGCAGGAAGGCAGCTGGCCGGATATTCGCCGTCGCGGGTCACTGCTGGAGGCCGACAGGCTGAGCCGGCACGGGGTGGCCGAGGCCGAACCGCCGGCCGCTCGGATCGCCGAGGAGCGGCGGCTGTTCTACGTCGCCTGCACCCGAGCCGGCCGGCGGCTGGTGGTGACCGCGGTGGAGGGCACCGACGGCGAGAACGATCAACCGTCCCGGTTCATCAGTGAACTCGGGGTGCAGGTGCGCCGGCTCGCCGGTCGGCCGGCGCGTCCGCTCTCGTTGCCGGCGCTGATCGGTGATCTTCGCCGGGTCGGCGTCGATCCGCAGGCGCCGCCGGGTCTGCGGAGCGCCGCCGCGGTCCGGTTGGCGCGGTTGGCCGATGCCGTTGATGATCACGGCCGTCCGTTGGCGGCAGCCGCTCGACCGGGGCGCTGGTGGGGGATGCGGGGTCCCAGCGAGGCGACCGGCCCCGTACAGCATCCGGGGGCGCCGGTGCAGCTGTCCGGCAGTCAGCTCGCCTCCGTGCTGGACTGCCCGCGACAGTGGTTCCTGTCCCGGAAGGCCCGGGCCGAGTCGGTACGAGGGACCGCCGCCAGCTTCGGCTCGGTGGTGCACGTGCTGGCCCAGTACGGTGCGACGCAGTACGGCGCCGGCCGGCAGCTGGACGCGGACGCGATCTCCGGTCATCTGGACTCGATCTGGGACCAGCTCGATTTCGACGCCAACTGGCTGTCGGCGACCGAACGGATCGAGGCCGAATCCGCGCTGGAACGGTTTGCCCTGTGGCAAGTCGCGCGAGGTGACCGGGAGTTGCTGGGGACCGAGGTGCCGTTCAGCTGCGAAGTTGATCTTGGGAAGGATCGGGTCAAGCTGACCGGAACCGCCGACCGGGTCGAACGAGACGCCCAGGGCCGGATCCGGATCGTCGATTTCAAGACCGGCCGTCGACCGCCGACCGCGGCGGACATGGCGGTCCAAGATCAACTGGGGGTCTACCAGCTGGCGGTGGCCGAGGGTGCGTTGGCCGAGGTGACCGGCCCCGACGCCCGGACCGGAGGCGCCGAGCTGGTCTATCTGCGGCTGCCCGAGGGCAAGGGGCCGTTGCCGAAGGTGCTGGAGCAGGCGTCCCTGCAGGACGTACCGTTCCCGATCGCGCCGCCGGCCGACGCCGAGGCGGCGTATCCGACCTGGGTCCATCAACGCCTGGCCGACGCGGCCCAGATCATCCGCTCCGAACGGTTCGATGCTCGGACCGGCGCGCCCTGCCGGTATTGCCCCTTCCGCAGCAGCTGCCCGGCGCAGTCCGAGGGTCGGCAGGTGGTCTCATGA
- a CDS encoding ATP-dependent DNA helicase: MINPVAFNSGPRRFESTDDLIEALGIQFSLQQLAAITAPLEPGVIIAGAGSGKTTVMAARVVWLVGIGAVRPEEVLGLTFTRKAAAELSGRVRSALLKAGVIDEQGVDEAGEQLIMTYDAFAARLVAEQGLRLGVESESAMITGAARFRLASRVVEQASGPFEQISRLRPQTVTERVLQLDSDLQQHLVPTNALDQHARRWRLAFQAAPVNNRGNVYADVKKALSAIDERLELASLVDSYQGLKQRLDVVEFADQMAVAARLATELPEVSQALRDEFKVVLLDEYQDTSAAQAIMLRGLFSGDEERSGRGHPVTAVGDPFQAIYGWRGAAASNILRFASSFPRADGRPSRRFALTVNRRSGQTILDVANVLSEPLRADESMLLKGPEHLEMPGALSDGPGPVEGLGLLQAPPSSGPGEVRAATFQTWGEEVSWLADQVAAARESQTVTGWSEVAVLTRRNADIGPIYAELTARDVPTEIVGLGGLLSLPEVMDVVSTLRLIDDVTANPDLIRLLGGPRWNIGPRDLAQLGRRARELAQAGPDGSDPDGSDDHGVGGLLGALEQAVGELDPTEVISLLDALEDPGDGFSEETRQRFGQLAAELGYLRRHSDEPLLDLCRRVVSVLGLDVELLATPDFGRTQRRDQLGAFLDAVADYADVDGQASLSGLLSFLRAESEHGNGLDQAVPSDRDSVKLLTMHKAKGLEWDVVFLPALMKGTFPSDRVTDNWVTAAGVLPADLRGDADSIPQLSEAAGPAIADYKQRLKDQQILAEDRLAYVAATRARRVLIGSGHNWRPELIKPRQPSRYLQVIIAEANRQDRLLQQAPPAGEINPHDAEAPPVPWPRPLDPEALDRRRHAAELVRTARRRHAAEGRYDGPPGATEPLLLDDEETVAAWDADLERLLAESIAARRGSAAVVLPESLSATELIKLRADSGAYAGDLARPMPRRPSRRQRFGTRFHQWIERRLGARMITDGAWGQPQLVDPDELADRADLDVDGEAEFRELCERFAAGRFGDSRPVALEAPFTLVLGGRVIRGRIDAVYRIDEGPLRYRIVDWKTSPGQSHDPLQLAIYRTAWAELSGVETDQVDAVFYSVPEDRILAPSRLASRPELERILTAVPEAVAAAGRLA, encoded by the coding sequence ATGATCAACCCCGTCGCGTTCAACTCAGGGCCGCGTCGATTCGAGTCCACGGATGATCTGATCGAAGCCCTCGGCATTCAGTTCTCCCTGCAACAGTTGGCCGCGATCACCGCGCCGCTGGAGCCGGGCGTGATCATCGCCGGTGCCGGCTCCGGCAAGACCACGGTGATGGCGGCCCGGGTGGTGTGGTTGGTCGGCATCGGAGCGGTCCGGCCGGAGGAGGTGCTCGGGCTGACCTTTACCCGCAAGGCAGCGGCCGAACTGTCCGGCCGGGTGCGGTCCGCGCTGCTGAAGGCGGGCGTGATCGACGAGCAGGGCGTGGACGAGGCCGGCGAACAGTTGATCATGACCTACGATGCGTTCGCGGCCCGGCTGGTGGCGGAGCAGGGGCTGCGGCTGGGCGTGGAGTCGGAGAGCGCGATGATCACCGGCGCGGCACGGTTCCGGCTGGCCTCCCGGGTGGTCGAGCAGGCCTCCGGACCGTTCGAGCAGATCTCCCGGCTGCGGCCGCAGACGGTGACCGAGCGGGTGCTGCAACTGGATTCGGATCTGCAGCAGCATCTGGTCCCGACGAACGCGCTCGACCAGCATGCGCGTCGGTGGCGACTGGCCTTCCAGGCGGCGCCGGTGAACAACCGCGGCAACGTGTATGCCGACGTCAAGAAGGCGTTGTCCGCGATCGACGAGCGGCTGGAACTGGCCAGCCTGGTCGACAGCTATCAAGGCTTGAAGCAACGCCTCGACGTAGTGGAATTCGCCGATCAGATGGCCGTCGCAGCTCGGCTGGCGACCGAGCTGCCGGAGGTGTCGCAGGCACTCCGGGACGAGTTCAAGGTGGTCCTGCTGGACGAGTACCAGGACACCTCGGCGGCTCAGGCGATCATGCTCCGCGGGCTGTTCTCCGGCGACGAGGAACGGTCCGGGCGGGGCCATCCGGTGACCGCGGTCGGTGACCCGTTCCAGGCGATCTACGGCTGGCGGGGCGCCGCGGCGAGCAACATCCTCCGCTTCGCGTCCTCCTTCCCGCGCGCCGACGGGCGCCCGAGCCGCCGGTTCGCCCTGACCGTGAACCGGCGCAGCGGCCAGACCATCCTCGACGTCGCGAACGTGCTCTCCGAGCCGCTGCGCGCCGACGAGTCGATGCTGCTCAAGGGCCCCGAGCATCTCGAAATGCCGGGAGCGTTGTCGGACGGCCCTGGGCCTGTCGAAGGGCTGGGGTTGTTGCAGGCACCGCCGAGCTCCGGCCCGGGTGAGGTACGTGCCGCCACGTTCCAGACCTGGGGCGAGGAGGTGTCCTGGCTGGCCGACCAGGTGGCCGCCGCTCGAGAAAGCCAGACCGTCACCGGCTGGTCCGAGGTCGCGGTGCTGACCAGACGCAACGCCGACATCGGCCCGATCTATGCCGAGCTGACGGCCCGCGACGTACCGACCGAGATCGTCGGCCTCGGCGGCCTGCTCAGCCTGCCCGAGGTGATGGATGTGGTGTCCACGCTGCGGCTGATCGACGACGTCACCGCCAATCCGGATCTGATCCGGCTGCTCGGCGGTCCGCGCTGGAACATCGGTCCCCGCGACCTGGCCCAACTCGGCCGACGGGCGCGTGAGCTGGCACAGGCCGGACCCGACGGTTCTGATCCCGACGGGTCCGATGATCACGGGGTCGGCGGATTGCTGGGTGCGCTCGAGCAGGCCGTCGGTGAGCTGGACCCGACCGAGGTGATCAGCCTGCTGGACGCCCTGGAGGATCCGGGCGACGGCTTCAGCGAGGAGACCCGGCAGCGGTTCGGGCAACTGGCGGCCGAGCTGGGCTATCTGCGCCGGCACAGTGATGAGCCGCTGCTCGACCTGTGCCGCCGGGTGGTGTCGGTGCTGGGACTGGACGTCGAGTTGCTGGCCACGCCGGACTTCGGCCGGACCCAACGTCGTGATCAGCTGGGCGCCTTCCTGGATGCGGTGGCCGACTACGCCGATGTCGACGGCCAGGCCTCGCTGTCCGGCCTGCTCAGCTTCCTGCGCGCCGAATCCGAGCACGGCAACGGGCTCGATCAGGCGGTTCCGTCGGATCGGGACTCGGTGAAGCTGCTCACCATGCACAAGGCCAAGGGCCTGGAATGGGACGTGGTGTTCCTGCCGGCGCTGATGAAGGGCACCTTCCCCAGTGATCGGGTGACCGACAACTGGGTGACCGCGGCCGGCGTGCTGCCGGCCGACCTGCGCGGCGACGCCGACTCGATTCCGCAGCTGTCCGAAGCTGCCGGGCCGGCCATCGCCGACTACAAGCAGCGGCTGAAGGATCAGCAGATCCTGGCCGAGGACCGGCTCGCCTACGTCGCCGCGACCCGAGCCCGGCGGGTGCTGATCGGCAGCGGCCACAACTGGCGGCCGGAGTTGATCAAGCCCCGGCAGCCGTCCCGCTACCTGCAGGTGATCATCGCCGAGGCGAATCGGCAGGATCGGTTGCTGCAGCAGGCGCCGCCGGCGGGGGAGATCAACCCGCACGACGCCGAGGCGCCGCCGGTGCCGTGGCCGCGGCCGCTGGATCCCGAGGCTCTGGACCGCCGACGCCATGCCGCTGAGCTGGTTCGGACCGCTCGACGGCGGCACGCGGCCGAGGGCCGCTACGACGGACCGCCGGGCGCCACCGAGCCGCTGTTGCTGGACGACGAGGAGACGGTCGCGGCGTGGGACGCCGACCTCGAACGGCTGCTGGCCGAGAGCATCGCGGCGCGCCGCGGATCGGCCGCGGTGGTGCTGCCGGAGTCCCTGTCGGCGACCGAGTTGATCAAGCTTCGAGCCGACTCCGGTGCGTACGCGGGTGATCTCGCGCGACCGATGCCGCGCCGGCCGTCCCGCCGGCAACGCTTCGGCACCCGATTCCATCAATGGATCGAACGTCGGCTGGGTGCCCGGATGATCACCGACGGCGCCTGGGGACAGCCGCAACTGGTCGACCCGGACGAGCTGGCCGACCGAGCCGACCTGGACGTGGACGGTGAGGCCGAGTTCCGCGAGCTGTGTGAACGGTTCGCTGCGGGCCGGTTCGGCGACTCGCGTCCGGTGGCGTTGGAGGCACCCTTCACCCTGGTGCTCGGCGGCCGGGTGATCCGGGGCCGGATCGACGCGGTGTATCGAATCGACGAAGGGCCACTGCGCTATCGGATCGTCGACTGGAAGACCTCACCGGGGCAGAGTCACGACCCGTTGCAGTTGGCGATCTATCGCACGGCGTGGGCCGAGTTGTCCGGAGTCGAGACCGACCAGGTGGACGCGGTCTTCTACTCGGTGCCCGAGGATCGGATCCTCGCGCCGTCCCGGTTGGCGTCCCGGCCGGAGCTGGAACGGATCCTCACCGCGGTGCCGGAAGCAGTAGCCGCGGCGGGGCGTCTAGCCTGA
- the nudC gene encoding NAD(+) diphosphatase, which produces MTDTAGTAGPPAYDWSAPPEWATPSRLIRVEEHQTSNEWVPKLWQSPDARLLIVDATRGVVPVDERGERLRFVAPVEEYDSARHYLLGTVDAVPYFVMLGDPDESVPGPSGTVRQLTVSLDDLDREIAITAVALINWHRNESFCGRCGTTSEVRKAGFMRVCPNCGNEYFPRTDPAVIVAILDDEDRLLLGSQADWGNRVSVFAGFVEAGESAEQAVHREIAEEVGLSLRDIRYYGSQPWPFPRSLMLGFVARAAGTEINIDNAEISYADWFTRDRLARDMADGTIARPSSNSIAFRLITAWRQGRL; this is translated from the coding sequence GTGACTGACACTGCTGGGACGGCCGGACCGCCGGCGTACGACTGGTCGGCCCCGCCGGAATGGGCCACCCCGAGCCGGCTGATCCGGGTCGAGGAGCATCAGACGTCCAACGAGTGGGTGCCGAAGTTGTGGCAGTCACCGGACGCCCGATTGTTGATCGTCGACGCGACGCGCGGCGTGGTCCCGGTTGACGAGCGCGGTGAGCGGCTGCGCTTCGTCGCCCCGGTGGAGGAGTACGACAGTGCGCGGCACTATCTGCTCGGCACCGTCGACGCGGTCCCGTACTTCGTCATGCTGGGCGATCCGGACGAGTCGGTGCCCGGTCCGTCCGGCACCGTACGGCAGCTCACGGTCAGCCTTGATGATCTTGACCGAGAGATCGCGATCACCGCGGTCGCGCTGATCAACTGGCACCGCAACGAGTCGTTCTGCGGACGGTGCGGCACGACCAGCGAGGTCCGCAAGGCAGGCTTCATGCGGGTCTGCCCGAACTGCGGCAACGAATACTTCCCGCGCACCGATCCGGCGGTGATCGTGGCGATCCTCGATGACGAGGACCGGTTGCTGCTCGGCAGCCAGGCCGACTGGGGCAATCGGGTGTCGGTGTTCGCCGGTTTCGTCGAAGCCGGCGAGTCGGCCGAACAGGCAGTGCACCGCGAGATCGCCGAGGAGGTCGGCCTGTCGCTGCGCGACATCCGCTACTACGGCAGCCAACCCTGGCCGTTCCCGCGTTCGCTCATGCTCGGCTTCGTCGCCCGTGCCGCCGGCACCGAGATCAACATCGACAATGCGGAGATCAGCTACGCCGACTGGTTCACCCGGGACCGGCTGGCCCGGGACATGGCGGACGGGACCATCGCTCGCCCGTCGTCGAACTCGATCGCATTCCGGCTGATCACGGCCTGGCGTCAGGGGCGGCTCTGA